The proteins below are encoded in one region of Streptomyces ficellus:
- the cydB gene encoding cytochrome d ubiquinol oxidase subunit II, which produces MELHDIWFVVIAFLWTGYFFLEGFDFGIGVLTKLLARDRVEKRVLINTIGPVWDGNEVWLLTAGGATFAAFPDWYATLFSGFYLPLLAILVCLIVRGVAFEYRAKRPEEKWQRNWEQAIFWTSLIPAFLWGVAFANIVRGLRIDASKEYVGTLLDLLNPFALLGGLVTLTLFTFHGTVFAALKTVGDIRVRARKLALTLGAVTVVLSLAFLGWLQASRGDGTSLVAMAVAAMALVGAVGAIRAGREGWSFALSGVAIAAAVSMLFLTLFPNVMPSSLSPEWSLTVSNSASSPYTLKIMTWCAAIAAPLVMLYQGWTYWVFRKRIGTQHIADAAH; this is translated from the coding sequence ATGGAACTCCACGACATCTGGTTCGTCGTCATCGCCTTCCTGTGGACCGGCTACTTCTTCCTGGAGGGCTTCGACTTCGGGATCGGCGTCCTGACCAAGCTGCTCGCCCGCGACCGGGTCGAGAAGCGGGTGCTGATCAACACCATCGGACCCGTCTGGGACGGGAACGAGGTCTGGCTGCTGACGGCGGGCGGGGCCACGTTCGCAGCCTTCCCCGACTGGTACGCCACGCTCTTCTCCGGCTTCTACCTGCCGCTGCTGGCCATCCTGGTCTGCCTGATCGTGCGGGGCGTCGCCTTCGAGTACCGGGCCAAGCGCCCGGAGGAGAAGTGGCAGCGCAACTGGGAGCAGGCCATCTTCTGGACGTCGCTGATCCCGGCGTTCCTGTGGGGTGTCGCCTTCGCGAACATCGTGCGCGGGCTGCGGATCGACGCGTCGAAGGAGTACGTGGGCACGCTGCTCGACCTGCTCAACCCGTTCGCGCTGCTGGGCGGACTGGTGACGCTGACGCTGTTCACCTTCCACGGGACGGTGTTCGCCGCCCTCAAGACGGTCGGCGACATCCGGGTGCGGGCGCGGAAGCTGGCGCTCACCCTGGGAGCCGTCACCGTCGTGCTGTCCCTGGCCTTCCTCGGATGGCTCCAGGCGTCGCGCGGTGACGGAACGAGCCTGGTCGCCATGGCGGTCGCCGCGATGGCGCTGGTCGGCGCGGTCGGCGCCATCAGGGCGGGGCGCGAAGGATGGTCGTTCGCGCTGTCCGGAGTCGCGATCGCGGCCGCGGTTTCGATGCTCTTCCTGACGCTCTTCCCGAACGTCATGCCCTCGTCGCTGAGCCCGGAGTGGAGCCTGACCGTCAGCAACTCGGCCTCCAGCCCCTACACACTGAAGATCATGACCTGGTGTGCGGCGATCGCCGCGCCGCTGGTGATGCTCTACCAGGGCTGGACGTACTGGGTGTTCCGCAAGCGCATCGGTACGCAGCACATCGCCGACGCCGCGCACTAG
- the cydD gene encoding thiol reductant ABC exporter subunit CydD, which yields MFHVKPIDPRLLRYARATRLFLAAVVALGVIGAALVVAQAMLIAEVVVGAFQRGLGGGDLITPLVLLTAVAVGRGVVSWLTELAAHRASAAVKSELRRRLLERAAGLGPGWLGGQKAGSLVALATRGVDALDDYFSRYLPQLGLAVVVPVAVLARIVTEDWVSAAIIVGTLPLIPIFMVLIGWATQSRMDRQWKLLSRLSGHFLDVVAGLPTLKVFGRAKAQAESIRAITSEYRQATLRTLRIAFLSSFALELLSTLSVALVAVGVGMRLVHGDLDLYTGLVILILAPEAYLPLRQVGTQYHAAAEGLSAAQEIFTVLETPLRTGGGAPVPGTLRLELDDVTVRHPGRTSPSLDRASLVVEPGETVALVGPSGVGKSTLLDVVLGFAEPSDDGSRIRVGGVDLASLDLERWRERIAWVPQRPYLFAGTIAENVRLARPDADDEAVARALRDAGAAAFVDALPAGAGTVLGEDGAGLSAGQRQRLALARAFLADRPLLLLDEPTAALDGETEAVVVDAVRRLARGRTVLLVVHRPALLAVADRVVTLQESVPAGAVTDSAGTPRGLDALDAAFGLVGGQQRTPGADTPQAPDADAPTTSEGDAPQTDALTADAPAGVPAAGAHVRAAGRGGVLARVRGTAGEQRGRLGLALLLGSLALGSAVGLMAVSGWLISRASEQPPVLYLMVAVTATRAFGIGRAVFRYAERLVSHDTVLRMLAELRVAVYRRLERITPAGLRTVRRGDLLSRLVADVDALQDYWLRWLLPAGAAAVVGAGAVGFTAWLLPEAGAVLAAGLLVAGVAVPLVTGAVARRAEQRLAPARGVLATRIVDLLRGCAELTVAGALTGRIDRVREADGALTRIATRQATATALGGGLSALVAGVTVAAAALVGVQAVHDGRLDGVTLAVVVLTPLAAFEAVTGLPLAVQYRQRVERSARRVYEVLDAPVPVHEPREPQPAPSGAFPLELRGLGARYPGQDRDALAAFDLRLEPGRRVAVVGASGSGKTTLAQVLLRFLDAHDGTYRIGGADAAGLDGDDVRRLVGLCAQDAHTFDSSIRENLRLARPAASDDELCAALERARLLEWVRDLPEGLDTLVGEHGAQLSGGQRQRLALARTLLADFPVLVLDEPAEHLDLATADALTDDLLRATEGRTTVLITHRLHGLGAVDEVVVLEDGRTVQRGPYAELAAADGPLRGMLERERAADRLLTGPAAKPTFLAK from the coding sequence ATGTTTCACGTGAAACCGATCGACCCGCGTCTGCTCCGGTACGCCCGGGCCACCCGTCTGTTCCTGGCGGCGGTGGTGGCCCTGGGGGTCATCGGGGCGGCGCTGGTCGTCGCCCAGGCCATGCTCATCGCCGAGGTGGTGGTGGGCGCCTTCCAGCGGGGGCTGGGCGGCGGGGACCTGATCACGCCGTTGGTGCTGCTCACCGCCGTCGCGGTCGGGCGGGGCGTGGTCTCCTGGCTGACCGAGCTGGCCGCGCACCGGGCGAGCGCCGCGGTCAAGTCGGAGCTGCGGAGGCGGTTGCTGGAGCGGGCGGCCGGGCTGGGGCCGGGGTGGCTCGGCGGCCAGAAGGCCGGCTCGCTGGTGGCCCTGGCGACCCGGGGCGTGGACGCGCTCGACGACTACTTCTCGCGCTACCTGCCGCAACTGGGGCTGGCCGTAGTGGTTCCGGTGGCCGTCCTGGCGAGGATCGTCACCGAGGACTGGGTGTCGGCGGCGATCATCGTCGGGACCCTGCCGCTGATCCCGATCTTCATGGTGCTCATCGGCTGGGCCACCCAGTCGAGGATGGACCGGCAGTGGAAGCTCCTGTCCCGCTTGTCGGGGCACTTCCTGGACGTGGTCGCCGGCCTGCCGACGCTGAAGGTCTTCGGCCGGGCCAAGGCCCAGGCCGAGTCGATCCGCGCGATCACGTCCGAGTACCGGCAGGCGACGCTGCGGACGCTGCGGATCGCCTTCCTGTCGTCGTTCGCGCTGGAGCTGCTGTCCACGCTCTCCGTGGCGCTGGTCGCCGTCGGTGTCGGCATGCGGCTGGTGCACGGCGACCTGGACCTGTACACGGGCCTCGTCATCCTGATCCTGGCTCCCGAGGCGTACCTGCCGCTGCGCCAGGTCGGCACGCAGTACCACGCGGCGGCGGAGGGACTGTCGGCCGCGCAGGAGATCTTCACCGTCCTGGAGACACCGCTCCGGACGGGTGGCGGCGCGCCAGTGCCCGGCACCCTGCGGCTCGAGCTGGACGACGTGACGGTGCGGCACCCGGGGCGCACCTCGCCCTCGCTGGACCGGGCGTCGCTGGTGGTGGAGCCCGGCGAGACGGTCGCCCTGGTCGGGCCGAGCGGGGTCGGCAAGTCGACGCTGCTGGACGTGGTGCTGGGCTTCGCGGAGCCGTCGGACGACGGGAGCCGCATACGCGTCGGGGGCGTCGACCTGGCGTCGCTGGACCTGGAGCGGTGGCGCGAGCGGATCGCGTGGGTGCCGCAGCGGCCGTACCTGTTCGCCGGGACCATCGCGGAGAACGTACGGCTCGCCCGCCCGGACGCGGACGACGAGGCTGTCGCGCGGGCGCTGCGGGACGCGGGGGCGGCCGCCTTCGTGGACGCGCTGCCGGCGGGCGCCGGGACGGTGCTGGGCGAGGACGGCGCGGGCCTGTCGGCGGGCCAGCGCCAACGGCTCGCCCTGGCACGCGCGTTCCTGGCCGACCGGCCGCTGCTGCTGCTCGACGAGCCGACGGCGGCCCTCGACGGCGAGACGGAAGCGGTTGTGGTGGACGCGGTGCGCCGCCTCGCCCGGGGGCGCACGGTGCTGCTGGTCGTCCACCGCCCGGCGCTCCTCGCGGTGGCGGACCGGGTCGTGACGCTCCAGGAGTCCGTGCCCGCCGGGGCGGTCACCGACTCGGCGGGTACGCCGCGCGGTCTGGACGCCCTCGACGCGGCGTTCGGCCTCGTGGGCGGGCAGCAGCGAACGCCCGGAGCGGACACGCCTCAGGCGCCCGACGCGGACGCGCCCACCACATCCGAAGGGGACGCGCCTCAGACCGACGCGCTCACGGCGGACGCGCCTGCCGGCGTGCCTGCCGCCGGCGCGCACGTCCGGGCGGCGGGGCGCGGTGGCGTGCTGGCCCGGGTGCGGGGGACGGCCGGGGAACAGCGCGGGCGGCTCGGACTCGCCCTGCTGCTGGGGAGCCTCGCCCTCGGTTCGGCCGTCGGACTCATGGCCGTGTCCGGCTGGCTGATCTCGCGCGCCTCCGAACAGCCGCCCGTGCTGTACCTGATGGTGGCCGTCACCGCGACCCGGGCGTTCGGCATCGGGCGGGCCGTGTTCCGGTACGCCGAGCGGCTCGTCTCCCACGACACCGTGCTGCGGATGCTCGCCGAGCTGCGGGTCGCCGTCTACCGCAGGCTGGAGCGGATCACGCCGGCCGGGCTGCGCACGGTACGGCGCGGCGACCTGCTGTCGCGGCTCGTGGCCGACGTGGACGCCCTCCAGGACTACTGGCTGCGCTGGCTGCTGCCTGCCGGGGCGGCCGCCGTGGTCGGTGCGGGAGCCGTCGGGTTCACCGCATGGCTGCTGCCCGAGGCCGGGGCGGTCCTCGCGGCCGGCCTCCTCGTCGCGGGTGTCGCCGTGCCGCTGGTCACCGGCGCGGTCGCCCGCCGCGCCGAGCAGCGGCTCGCCCCCGCGCGCGGTGTGCTGGCTACCCGGATCGTCGACCTGCTGCGGGGCTGCGCCGAGCTGACGGTGGCGGGCGCGCTCACCGGGCGGATCGACCGGGTACGGGAGGCGGACGGCGCCCTCACCCGGATCGCCACCCGCCAGGCCACCGCCACGGCCCTGGGCGGCGGCCTCTCGGCGCTGGTCGCCGGGGTGACCGTGGCCGCGGCCGCCCTCGTGGGCGTACAGGCCGTGCACGACGGGCGGCTCGACGGCGTGACGCTGGCCGTGGTCGTGCTGACCCCGCTGGCCGCGTTCGAAGCGGTCACCGGTCTCCCCCTGGCCGTGCAGTACCGCCAGCGCGTGGAGCGGAGCGCGCGGCGGGTGTACGAGGTGCTCGACGCCCCCGTGCCCGTACACGAACCGCGCGAGCCGCAGCCGGCGCCGAGCGGTGCGTTCCCGCTGGAGCTGCGGGGGCTCGGCGCCCGGTACCCGGGGCAGGACAGGGACGCCCTCGCGGCGTTCGACCTGCGGCTGGAACCCGGTCGGCGGGTCGCCGTCGTCGGGGCGTCCGGCTCGGGCAAGACGACGCTCGCCCAGGTGCTGCTGCGGTTCCTGGACGCCCACGACGGCACGTACCGGATCGGCGGGGCGGACGCGGCCGGGCTCGACGGCGACGACGTACGCCGCCTGGTCGGGCTGTGCGCCCAGGACGCGCACACCTTCGACAGCTCCATCCGGGAGAACCTGCGGCTCGCACGGCCCGCCGCGAGCGACGACGAGCTGTGCGCGGCGCTGGAGCGCGCCCGGCTCCTGGAGTGGGTGCGGGACCTCCCGGAGGGCCTCGACACGCTCGTCGGAGAGCACGGCGCCCAGCTCTCCGGCGGTCAGCGGCAGCGGCTGGCACTCGCCCGTACGCTCCTCGCGGACTTCCCCGTCCTCGTACTCGACGAGCCCGCCGAGCACCTGGACCTGGCCACGGCGGACGCGCTCACCGACGACCTGCTGCGGGCCACCGAGGGTCGTACGACCGTCCTGATCACCCACCGGCTGCACGGCCTCGGCGCGGTCGACGAGGTCGTCGTCCTGGAGGACGGGCGCACCGTCCAGCGGGGGCCCTACGCCGAACTGGCCGCCGCGGACGGCCCCCTGCGCGGCATGCTGGAGCGCGAGCGGGCGGCCGACCGGCTGCTGACCGGTCCGGCGGCGAAGCCGACTTTCCTCGCCAAATAG
- a CDS encoding GAF domain-containing protein, with the protein MIEPRPNDPKDPTDRKKSKHPNDPKGPKDPQGFQGLSTELTARVPQLLEAMRSVGTGLELHSTLDRICETAAELADARYAAIGVVDEEGGGLSDFVTHGVPDEIARAIGRRPDGHAGLLGALIHHPEAMRLADLTADPRAAGFPAGHPLMRTFLGVPIRVQGEIFGNLYLTEKRDGAEFTDDDLHMVRVLATEAGIAIGNARLYEAARQRERWIDGSVAVTTALLSGGDADEALSVVAEQARRLADASAGVVLLPAADGSGGLEIVAVSADDPSTALGVVIPPESPVVERLLAGEPVFVADAATDPRMITGLARLYGPSMMLPLHSGGRVLGALATPRAPGARQFTEMERTLATQFASQAALALIMAEAQRDRERLAVYEDRDRIARDLHDLVIQRLFATGMMLESAQRKNLAPAVQDGVERAVDELDVTIQEIRTAVFALQQGPAEVPSGLRTRVLREINMAAVPLGFTPAHRFAGPVDTVVDELTGKNLVAALREALSNAFRHAHAQRIEVVVDATATLPDGSAGVRLTVADDGVGLPEGGRRSGLRNLARRAESLGGSSRCGPGIGEDGGGTTLVWEAPLRAPSRGRP; encoded by the coding sequence ATGATCGAGCCGCGGCCCAACGACCCCAAGGACCCGACGGACCGGAAGAAGTCGAAGCACCCCAACGACCCGAAGGGCCCGAAGGACCCGCAGGGTTTCCAGGGGTTGTCGACCGAGCTGACCGCCCGCGTCCCGCAACTGCTGGAGGCCATGCGTTCCGTCGGCACCGGGCTCGAACTGCACTCCACCCTCGACCGGATCTGCGAGACCGCCGCCGAACTCGCCGACGCCCGCTACGCCGCCATCGGTGTGGTCGACGAGGAGGGCGGCGGCCTGTCCGACTTCGTGACCCACGGGGTGCCCGACGAGATCGCGCGTGCGATCGGCCGCCGCCCCGACGGCCACGCGGGGCTGCTCGGCGCGCTCATCCACCACCCCGAGGCCATGCGGCTCGCCGATCTGACGGCGGATCCGCGCGCGGCGGGGTTCCCGGCCGGCCACCCCCTGATGCGTACCTTCCTCGGCGTACCCATCCGCGTCCAGGGCGAGATCTTCGGCAACCTCTACCTGACGGAGAAGCGGGACGGGGCCGAGTTCACCGACGACGACCTGCACATGGTGCGGGTGCTGGCCACCGAGGCGGGGATCGCCATCGGCAACGCCCGCCTCTACGAGGCGGCGCGCCAGCGCGAACGGTGGATCGACGGCTCGGTGGCCGTCACCACGGCCCTGCTCTCCGGCGGCGACGCCGACGAGGCCCTCTCCGTCGTCGCCGAACAGGCCCGCAGGCTCGCCGACGCGTCCGCCGGGGTCGTGCTGCTGCCGGCCGCCGACGGCAGCGGCGGTCTGGAGATCGTCGCCGTCTCCGCCGACGACCCGTCCACGGCGCTGGGCGTCGTCATCCCGCCGGAGAGCCCGGTCGTCGAGCGGCTGCTGGCCGGTGAACCGGTGTTCGTCGCGGACGCGGCTACCGACCCGCGCATGATCACCGGACTCGCGCGGCTGTACGGGCCCAGCATGATGCTGCCGCTCCACAGCGGCGGACGGGTCCTCGGCGCGCTGGCCACCCCGCGCGCCCCGGGCGCCCGCCAGTTCACCGAGATGGAACGCACCCTGGCCACGCAGTTCGCCTCCCAGGCCGCACTGGCGCTGATCATGGCCGAGGCGCAGCGCGACCGGGAGCGCCTGGCGGTGTACGAGGACCGGGACCGGATCGCGCGCGATCTGCACGACCTGGTCATCCAGCGGCTGTTCGCCACCGGCATGATGCTGGAGAGCGCCCAGCGCAAGAACCTCGCCCCCGCCGTCCAGGACGGCGTGGAACGGGCGGTCGACGAACTGGACGTCACCATCCAGGAGATCCGCACCGCCGTCTTCGCGCTCCAGCAGGGCCCGGCCGAGGTGCCGTCGGGCCTGCGCACCCGGGTGCTGCGGGAGATCAACATGGCGGCCGTGCCCCTGGGGTTCACGCCCGCGCACCGGTTCGCCGGCCCCGTCGACACGGTGGTCGACGAGCTGACCGGCAAGAACCTCGTGGCGGCGCTGCGGGAGGCGCTGTCCAACGCCTTCCGGCACGCCCACGCGCAGCGGATCGAGGTCGTCGTGGACGCCACGGCGACGCTCCCCGACGGCAGCGCGGGCGTACGGCTGACCGTCGCGGACGACGGCGTGGGCCTCCCGGAGGGCGGCCGGCGCAGCGGTCTGCGCAACCTCGCGCGGCGGGCCGAGTCACTGGGCGGGTCCAGCCGGTGCGGGCCCGGCATCGGCGAGGACGGCGGCGGTACGACGCTGGTCTGGGAAGCGCCACTGCGGGCACCCTCGCGGGGGCGTCCGTAG
- a CDS encoding peptidoglycan DD-metalloendopeptidase family protein yields the protein MVLVALAVLLALLPQPPAAAADGPGGAAAEVARLYDEAARATETYERGRRAAATQRALAGRLQRELVAKRRELAVLNDRMGEVARAQYRAGGSAGLAARLLLGDDADGVMRAERLARQADRAVNRLMERTGEAERRLARAEGEARSAWHDLDARRERLAALRRGIALRLERAQWRLQAEADRKVAAGRCGSAAVPGAGGGVVEHAVAGLGVVPRVGSAAGAQTGAAAAVRGGGTDGLRANADADAVTGAAGVGAGSRTGAVHGGPRRPAAGAARAWVAPVEEYVLSAGFHRAGAHWARRHTGQDFAVPVGTLVRAVGAGRVQSVACGGAFGIEVVVRHAGGWYSQYAHLAAPRVSPGQPVAAGQPIGWSGNTGNSTGPHLHFEIRLTPHMGAAVDPVRWLREHGVRLPASR from the coding sequence ATGGTGCTCGTGGCGCTGGCCGTCCTGCTCGCCCTGCTCCCCCAGCCCCCGGCGGCCGCCGCCGACGGGCCGGGCGGCGCGGCCGCCGAGGTGGCGCGGCTGTACGACGAGGCCGCGCGGGCCACCGAGACGTACGAACGGGGCCGGCGCGCGGCCGCCACGCAGCGTGCGCTGGCCGGCCGGCTCCAGCGTGAGCTGGTCGCGAAGCGGCGCGAGCTGGCCGTCCTGAACGACCGGATGGGGGAGGTGGCGCGGGCCCAGTACCGGGCCGGCGGCTCCGCCGGACTCGCGGCGCGGCTGCTGCTGGGCGACGACGCCGACGGCGTGATGCGGGCGGAGCGGCTCGCCCGGCAGGCGGACCGGGCGGTGAACCGTCTCATGGAGCGCACGGGCGAGGCGGAGCGGCGTCTGGCGCGCGCCGAGGGGGAGGCCCGGTCCGCGTGGCACGACCTGGACGCCCGCCGCGAGCGGCTGGCGGCGCTCCGGCGGGGCATCGCGCTCCGGCTGGAGCGGGCCCAGTGGCGGCTCCAGGCGGAGGCGGACCGGAAGGTGGCCGCGGGCCGGTGCGGGAGCGCGGCGGTGCCTGGCGCGGGTGGGGGCGTCGTGGAGCATGCGGTGGCGGGGCTCGGGGTGGTTCCGCGGGTGGGGAGTGCCGCCGGGGCACAGACCGGAGCCGCGGCGGCCGTCCGGGGCGGCGGGACCGACGGGCTGCGCGCCAACGCCGACGCCGACGCCGTCACCGGCGCCGCGGGCGTGGGCGCCGGAAGCCGGACCGGCGCGGTACACGGTGGACCGCGCCGGCCCGCGGCAGGAGCGGCGCGCGCGTGGGTGGCGCCGGTGGAGGAGTACGTGTTGTCCGCCGGCTTCCACCGGGCGGGGGCGCACTGGGCGCGCCGGCACACGGGCCAGGACTTCGCGGTGCCCGTGGGCACTTTGGTGCGGGCCGTCGGTGCGGGCCGGGTGCAGTCGGTCGCCTGCGGTGGCGCGTTCGGGATCGAGGTGGTGGTGCGGCACGCGGGCGGCTGGTACTCGCAGTACGCGCACCTCGCCGCGCCCCGGGTGTCCCCGGGGCAGCCGGTCGCGGCCGGGCAGCCGATCGGGTGGTCCGGGAACACCGGCAACTCGACGGGGCCGCACCTGCACTTCGAGATCCGCCTCACCCCGCACATGGGCGCCGCCGTCGACCCCGTGCGCTGGCTGCGCGAGCACGGGGTGCGGCTCCCGGCGTCCCGGTGA
- a CDS encoding Cof-type HAD-IIB family hydrolase: MTSATSPRPRPTAQGRPRLIATDLDGTLLRDDKSVSHRTIAALAAAEEAGIEVFFVTGRPARWMGVVSDHVQGHGLAICANGAAVVDLHSGGRLLEVRPLERTTALDVVRTLRREAPGTNFAVELTTGFHFEPDYPPFWLDPSATIAPAEKILHEDEPGSGAPVLKLLAHHTDLTPDGFLTLARTAAGDRASITRSSPSALLEISGLGVSKASTLALCCAERGISADEVVAFGDMPNDIEMLSWAGRSYAMGNAHPDVVAAASGRTVANNDDGVARVIEDLLDATA; encoded by the coding sequence GTGACCTCAGCGACCTCTCCCCGCCCCCGGCCCACGGCACAAGGACGTCCCCGGCTGATCGCCACCGACCTGGACGGAACGCTCCTGCGCGACGACAAATCGGTCTCCCACCGGACGATCGCGGCGCTCGCCGCCGCCGAGGAGGCCGGGATCGAGGTCTTCTTCGTCACCGGTCGCCCCGCCCGCTGGATGGGTGTCGTCAGCGACCACGTTCAGGGCCACGGCCTGGCCATCTGCGCCAACGGCGCGGCCGTCGTGGACCTGCACTCCGGCGGCAGGCTCCTGGAGGTCCGGCCCCTGGAGCGGACGACCGCTCTCGACGTCGTCCGGACCCTCCGCCGCGAGGCACCCGGCACCAACTTCGCCGTCGAGCTCACGACCGGCTTCCACTTCGAGCCCGACTACCCGCCCTTCTGGCTCGACCCGTCCGCCACGATCGCCCCCGCAGAGAAGATCCTGCACGAGGACGAGCCCGGATCCGGCGCCCCCGTGCTCAAGCTGCTCGCCCACCACACCGACCTGACGCCCGACGGCTTCCTCACCCTGGCCCGCACGGCCGCCGGCGACCGGGCGAGCATCACCCGCTCCAGCCCCAGCGCGCTGCTGGAGATCAGCGGCCTCGGCGTGTCCAAGGCCAGCACCCTCGCCCTGTGCTGCGCCGAGCGCGGCATCTCCGCCGACGAGGTCGTGGCGTTCGGGGACATGCCGAACGACATCGAGATGCTGTCCTGGGCAGGCCGCTCGTACGCGATGGGCAACGCCCACCCCGACGTGGTCGCCGCCGCCTCCGGCCGCACCGTCGCCAACAACGATGACGGCGTGGCCCGCGTCATCGAGGACCTGCTCGACGCGACCGCCTGA
- a CDS encoding LLM class flavin-dependent oxidoreductase: MRLSTVILPTRRWSDGGREAWLRAERLGFHTAYTYDHLSWREPFRDGPWFGAIPTLTAAATATERLRLGTLVTSPNFRHPVTLAKELISLDDVSGGRITLGIGAGGNGFDATALGQEAWTPRERADRFAEFVPLLDRLLTEESVTFEGSFYSAGEARNVPGCVQRPRLPFAVAATGPRGLRLAARHGQAWVTTGDPKLFGTGTPEESRAALRGQLEKLGKACADAGRDVAELDKVLLAGFTPDRPLESFDAFVDFAGRHAELGFTEIVVHAPIADSMFAADEKVYERIATEALAQLR, encoded by the coding sequence ATGCGTCTGAGCACAGTGATACTCCCTACCCGTCGCTGGTCCGATGGTGGCCGCGAAGCGTGGCTCCGGGCCGAGCGGCTGGGCTTCCACACCGCGTACACCTATGACCACCTGTCGTGGCGCGAGCCGTTCCGGGACGGGCCGTGGTTCGGCGCGATTCCGACGCTGACGGCGGCGGCCACGGCGACGGAGCGGCTCCGGCTGGGCACCCTGGTGACCTCGCCGAACTTCCGGCATCCGGTCACGCTCGCCAAGGAGCTGATCTCGCTGGACGACGTGTCGGGCGGCCGGATCACGCTCGGCATCGGCGCGGGCGGCAACGGCTTCGACGCGACGGCGCTGGGCCAGGAGGCGTGGACGCCACGGGAGCGGGCGGACCGGTTCGCCGAGTTCGTACCGCTGTTGGACCGGTTGCTGACGGAGGAGTCGGTGACCTTCGAGGGGTCGTTCTACTCGGCGGGAGAGGCGCGGAACGTCCCGGGGTGCGTCCAGCGGCCGAGGCTGCCGTTCGCGGTCGCCGCGACGGGGCCGCGCGGGCTGAGGCTGGCGGCGCGGCACGGGCAGGCGTGGGTGACGACCGGGGACCCGAAGCTGTTCGGGACGGGGACGCCGGAGGAGTCGCGTGCGGCTCTGCGCGGCCAGCTGGAGAAGCTCGGCAAGGCGTGCGCGGACGCCGGGCGGGACGTGGCGGAGCTGGACAAGGTCCTGCTGGCGGGCTTCACCCCGGACCGCCCGCTGGAGTCCTTCGACGCCTTCGTCGACTTCGCGGGCCGCCATGCCGAGCTGGGCTTCACGGAGATCGTGGTCCACGCGCCGATCGCGGATTCGATGTTCGCCGCCGACGAGAAGGTGTACGAGCGGATCGCCACGGAGGCGCTCGCCCAGCTGCGCTGA